From a single Methanobrevibacter sp. genomic region:
- a CDS encoding DNA-directed RNA polymerase subunit B'' — translation MTVNNWKLVDAFFDKYDLVDHHIKSYNDFVNNRIQNIIDITEPISLDDGKYTLKTGKIRIEKPSNKEADGSRSIIDPTEARLRNLNYSADMYLEMALNEEGEDNKLEEVYIGELPVMLKSDICHLNGLSDEELIEKHEDPQDLGGYFIVNGSERAVVTMEEIAPNKIILERIGEVEERHAKAVVTSIKSGFRARITLEYKKPRKNKAFLRISFPYLPGEVPLVVLLRALGLSTDQEIITAISDDNNFQMMIADDIQVSSEELDKFIDQSVIKNGTEEERRQHLQDAAIKYIGNRVAKNMPKDYRYKRAKDVINRYLLPHMGIEEERCYDKAIYLAEMTEMLLEVIEEKRDPHDKDHYTNKRLRVSGDLMEDLFRVAFTNLTRDMSYQLERSLSRGKELSIKQAVRSDVLTENIKHAIATGNWVGGRAGVSQLLDRTSYMGTLSHLRRVVSPLTRSQPHFEARDLHPTQFGKICPNETPEGPNCGLVKNLALLCNISEGSDEQEIIDVIEQMDVELI, via the coding sequence ATGACAGTGAATAATTGGAAATTAGTTGATGCATTTTTCGATAAATATGATTTAGTCGACCATCATATAAAATCCTACAATGATTTTGTAAATAATAGGATTCAAAATATTATTGATATTACTGAACCTATTTCATTAGATGATGGTAAATATACTTTAAAAACTGGTAAAATACGTATTGAAAAACCATCTAACAAAGAAGCAGATGGTTCTAGAAGTATTATTGACCCTACTGAAGCTAGACTTAGGAATTTAAATTATTCTGCAGATATGTATCTTGAAATGGCATTAAATGAAGAAGGAGAAGATAATAAGTTAGAAGAAGTATATATTGGTGAATTGCCAGTTATGCTTAAATCTGATATTTGTCATCTTAATGGTCTTAGTGATGAAGAATTAATTGAAAAACACGAAGACCCTCAAGATTTAGGAGGATACTTCATTGTAAACGGTTCTGAAAGAGCTGTTGTTACTATGGAAGAGATTGCACCGAATAAAATTATTCTTGAACGTATAGGTGAAGTTGAAGAAAGACATGCTAAAGCTGTTGTAACTTCAATTAAAAGTGGTTTTAGGGCTAGAATTACTTTAGAATATAAAAAACCACGTAAAAATAAAGCATTTTTAAGAATTTCTTTCCCATATCTTCCTGGAGAAGTTCCATTAGTTGTATTATTAAGAGCTCTTGGATTATCTACTGATCAAGAGATTATTACTGCTATTTCTGATGATAATAATTTCCAGATGATGATTGCAGATGATATTCAAGTTTCTTCTGAAGAATTAGATAAATTCATAGATCAGTCTGTAATTAAAAATGGTACTGAAGAAGAAAGAAGACAACATTTACAAGATGCTGCTATTAAATACATTGGTAATAGAGTAGCTAAAAACATGCCTAAAGATTATCGTTATAAACGTGCTAAGGATGTTATCAACCGTTATTTATTACCTCATATGGGTATTGAAGAAGAAAGATGTTATGATAAAGCAATCTATCTTGCTGAAATGACTGAAATGTTATTGGAAGTTATTGAAGAAAAAAGAGATCCTCACGATAAGGACCACTACACTAACAAAAGGCTTAGAGTATCCGGTGACTTAATGGAAGATTTATTCAGAGTTGCTTTTACTAATTTAACAAGAGATATGAGTTATCAACTTGAAAGAAGTCTTTCTCGTGGTAAAGAACTTTCAATCAAACAAGCAGTTCGTAGTGATGTTCTAACTGAAAACATTAAACATGCAATTGCTACTGGAAACTGGGTTGGTGGAAGAGCTGGTGTAAGTCAGCTTTTAGATAGAACAAGTTATATGGGAACCCTTTCTCACTTAAGACGTGTTGTATCTCCGTTAACTAGAAGTCAACCTCACTTTGAAGCAAGAGATTTGCACCCAACTCAATTTGGTAAAATCTGTCCAAATGAGACTCCTGAGGGACCTAACTGTGGTTTGGTAAAGAACTTAGCTTTATTGTGTAATATTTCTGAAGGTTCTGACGAACAAGAGATTATTGATGTTATTGAACAAATGGATGTTGAATTGATTTAA
- a CDS encoding DNA-directed RNA polymerase subunit H encodes MLVPKHEIMTEEEISSEFSDVDYDFKNLPKIKVYDPVVLAIGARKGDILRITRESQTAGVFVTYRIVEE; translated from the coding sequence ATGCTTGTACCAAAGCATGAAATCATGACTGAAGAAGAAATTTCAAGCGAATTTAGTGATGTGGATTATGATTTTAAGAATCTTCCTAAAATTAAAGTATATGACCCTGTTGTTTTAGCTATTGGTGCAAGAAAAGGCGATATTTTAAGAATAACTCGTGAAAGTCAAACTGCGGGTGTTTTTGTTACTTATAGGATTGTTGAAGAGTAA
- the thiM gene encoding hydroxyethylthiazole kinase yields the protein MTNKETELFNNIKGNLTKIKEKNALTHCITNSVTINDCANAILAIGGSPFMAEDAEELEEVVTIADVLVINIGKLSKNQIEAMKISCKTADETNTPIILDPVGVGVTELRNKTTMELIENHNITAIRGNISEIKAIAKLSGVLDESNAAKGVDVNADDIITKENLKANGELISTLASKLDTVILASGPIDILTDGKTTIAINNGDDMMPLITGSGCMLSSIVGSCIGGSNPLEGTLIAILAMNLAGEKARAKVDERNEGTGSFRTYLIDYLYKTNSETLINESNIMIL from the coding sequence ATGACAAATAAAGAGACTGAATTATTTAATAATATAAAAGGAAATTTAACAAAAATTAAAGAAAAAAATGCTCTAACTCATTGTATCACCAATTCAGTTACAATTAATGACTGTGCAAATGCAATTCTCGCTATAGGAGGATCACCATTTATGGCAGAAGATGCAGAAGAACTTGAAGAAGTTGTTACAATAGCTGATGTTTTAGTAATAAATATCGGAAAATTAAGCAAAAACCAAATTGAAGCAATGAAAATTAGTTGCAAAACTGCTGATGAAACTAACACCCCAATCATATTAGATCCAGTAGGAGTTGGAGTAACAGAACTTAGAAATAAAACAACTATGGAACTGATTGAAAACCATAACATTACTGCAATTAGAGGAAACATAAGTGAAATCAAAGCAATTGCAAAATTATCTGGAGTTTTAGATGAGAGTAACGCAGCAAAAGGCGTTGATGTAAATGCTGATGATATCATAACCAAAGAAAATCTAAAAGCTAATGGTGAATTAATATCCACACTGGCTTCAAAATTAGACACTGTAATCCTAGCAAGTGGACCTATTGATATATTAACCGATGGAAAAACAACAATTGCTATTAATAACGGAGATGATATGATGCCATTAATTACAGGAAGTGGCTGTATGTTATCTTCAATTGTTGGAAGTTGTATTGGAGGATCAAATCCATTAGAAGGAACTCTTATTGCAATTTTAGCAATGAACCTTGCTGGTGAAAAAGCAAGAGCAAAAGTTGATGAAAGAAATGAAGGTACTGGATCATTCAGAACATACCTAATTGATTACTTATATAAAACAAACAGCGAAACTTTAATTAACGAATCAAACATTATGATATTATGA
- the thiE gene encoding thiamine phosphate synthase yields MKTIDLSLYLVTDKSDDVEKFLKTIEEAIKGGVSVVQIREKTAETLDFYNLALKVKEITTKYNVPLIINDRVDIALAIDADGVHVGQSDMPCEVTRKLIGTDKILGVSAATITEAKKAQKDGADYIGTGAVFPTATKDDAPSITKQNLKEIVESIDIPVVAIGGINNDNASELTDTGIAGLSVVSAIMSADDPKKASEELLNIFNN; encoded by the coding sequence ATGAAAACTATTGATTTATCCCTTTATCTTGTAACCGACAAAAGTGATGATGTTGAAAAATTCCTGAAAACCATAGAAGAAGCCATAAAAGGTGGAGTTAGTGTAGTTCAAATTAGAGAAAAAACTGCTGAAACATTAGATTTCTATAATTTAGCTTTGAAAGTTAAGGAAATTACAACAAAATACAATGTACCTTTAATAATCAATGATAGAGTTGATATAGCATTAGCCATAGATGCAGACGGCGTGCATGTTGGTCAAAGTGACATGCCCTGTGAAGTTACAAGAAAACTAATCGGGACAGATAAAATTTTAGGCGTCTCAGCTGCAACAATAACCGAAGCAAAAAAAGCACAAAAAGATGGTGCAGACTACATTGGAACTGGAGCAGTATTCCCAACTGCAACCAAAGATGACGCACCTTCAATTACAAAACAAAACTTAAAAGAAATTGTTGAATCAATTGACATACCAGTAGTTGCGATTGGTGGAATTAATAATGATAATGCATCTGAACTAACAGATACTGGAATTGCAGGATTGTCTGTCGTAAGTGCAATAATGAGTGCTGATGATCCCAAAAAAGCATCAGAAGAGTTATTAAATATTTTTAATAACTAA
- a CDS encoding phosphoglycerate kinase: MAEFNTIDDFDIENKTVLVRVDINSPVDPGSGIILDDTRLKLHAQTIKELSKRGAKVVLLAHQSRPGKKDFTTLSQHADALSDILNLRVKYIDSLFSSTAKEAIRDLKPHEILLLENARFFSEESLSRTPEEQSKTLLVRHLSPLIDYFVNDAFAAAHRSQASLVGFTVNTPSAAGRVMEKELTVIQDALDNVQHPCVFLLGGMKPDDSIDVMENVLSNGTADAILTTGIVGNIVLWASGADIGQVNRDFIVSRGYEDMVEKSRELIERFGDKVKYPIDAACEIDGERLDIDIDKLPNEAIFDIGVKTIDLYAKEIRDAKTIFANGPAGVFENPNFAMGTEDLINAIANSDGFSIIGGGHIAAATAGLGCEDQMSHVSSGGGACISMLAGKKLAAVEALKNSKK; this comes from the coding sequence ATGGCTGAATTTAATACAATTGATGATTTTGATATTGAAAATAAGACTGTTCTTGTAAGAGTTGATATTAATTCTCCTGTAGATCCAGGTTCTGGAATTATTTTGGATGATACTAGATTGAAATTGCATGCTCAGACTATCAAGGAATTGTCTAAAAGAGGAGCCAAAGTAGTGCTTCTTGCACACCAAAGCCGTCCGGGCAAAAAGGATTTCACAACTTTGTCCCAACATGCTGATGCTTTATCAGATATTTTAAACTTAAGGGTTAAATATATTGATTCATTATTTTCAAGTACTGCAAAGGAAGCTATTCGTGATTTGAAGCCTCATGAAATTCTTTTGCTTGAAAATGCACGTTTCTTTTCTGAAGAATCACTTTCAAGAACACCTGAAGAACAATCAAAAACATTGCTTGTGAGACATTTATCTCCTTTGATTGATTATTTTGTAAATGATGCATTTGCAGCAGCTCATAGATCTCAGGCATCATTAGTTGGTTTTACTGTTAACACTCCTTCTGCTGCAGGTAGAGTGATGGAAAAAGAACTAACTGTAATTCAGGATGCATTGGATAATGTGCAGCATCCTTGCGTATTCTTGCTTGGTGGAATGAAACCTGATGATTCTATTGATGTGATGGAAAATGTATTAAGCAATGGAACTGCAGATGCTATTTTGACAACAGGTATTGTTGGAAATATTGTTTTATGGGCATCTGGTGCAGATATTGGTCAAGTTAATAGGGATTTCATTGTAAGTCGAGGTTATGAGGATATGGTTGAAAAATCTAGGGAGTTAATCGAAAGGTTTGGGGATAAAGTAAAATATCCTATTGATGCAGCTTGTGAAATAGATGGTGAAAGATTAGATATTGACATTGACAAACTCCCAAATGAAGCTATTTTTGACATTGGTGTAAAAACAATTGATTTGTATGCAAAAGAAATAAGGGATGCTAAAACAATATTTGCTAACGGTCCTGCCGGTGTATTTGAAAACCCTAATTTTGCAATGGGTACAGAAGATTTGATTAATGCTATTGCAAACTCTGATGGTTTTTCAATTATTGGTGGAGGACATATTGCCGCAGCTACTGCTGGACTTGGCTGTGAAGATCAAATGAGTCATGTAAGTAGTGGTGGTGGAGCTTGTATCAGTATGTTGGCCGGTAAAAAACTTGCTGCTGTTGAAGCCTTAAAAAACAGTAAAAAATAA
- the tpiA gene encoding triose-phosphate isomerase — protein sequence MDTPIVILNYKTYLESSGIKALELANDLESAANESGITMVAAPQAADIYRVSEETSLPIFAQHIDPVAPGGHTGSNLINTLVDAGISGTLINHSENRMKLADIAEVIKLCNDFEIESCVCTNNIETSKAVAALNPVAVAVEPPELIGTGIPVSQAQPEVVEDTVKEVKKINKNIKVLCGAGITTGDDMKAAMDLGAAGVLLASGIIKAESPKDALLDLVSKL from the coding sequence ATGGATACACCAATTGTGATATTAAATTATAAAACTTATTTAGAATCAAGCGGTATAAAAGCTTTAGAACTTGCAAACGATTTGGAAAGTGCTGCTAATGAATCTGGAATTACTATGGTTGCAGCTCCTCAGGCAGCAGATATTTACAGAGTAAGTGAGGAAACTTCACTTCCTATTTTTGCTCAGCACATTGATCCGGTAGCTCCGGGAGGACATACTGGTTCTAATTTGATTAATACATTAGTTGATGCAGGAATCAGCGGAACTTTAATTAATCATTCTGAAAACAGAATGAAATTAGCAGACATTGCTGAAGTTATAAAACTATGCAATGACTTCGAAATTGAATCATGTGTGTGCACTAATAATATTGAAACTTCAAAAGCAGTTGCTGCTTTAAATCCAGTTGCTGTTGCTGTTGAACCTCCTGAACTCATTGGAACTGGAATTCCTGTATCTCAAGCTCAGCCGGAAGTTGTTGAAGATACTGTCAAGGAAGTTAAAAAAATAAACAAAAACATTAAAGTTTTATGTGGTGCAGGTATCACTACTGGTGATGACATGAAAGCAGCTATGGATTTAGGTGCTGCTGGAGTATTGCTTGCATCAGGTATCATTAAGGCAGAAAGCCCAAAAGATGCTTTACTTGATTTGGTAAGTAAATTATAG
- a CDS encoding site-specific DNA-methyltransferase: protein MKRKTQTSSFGSVLRQSHDSKKFYNLKMCEKFNNCETINFNELKIRNENLNKFYCKSSENMDEIPDNSIHLMITSPPYNVGKEYDDDLTLEEYLNLLRSVFGETYKKLVTGGRACINIANVGRKPYIPLHAMVIEIMIDIGFLMRGEIIWDKSTSAGGSCAWGSWMSASNPVLRDFHEYILIFSKESYSKNKSQEKRDTIGRDEFIQWTKSIWTFSAVNAKRIGHPAPFPIELPHRLINLYTYEGDVVLDPFCGSGTTCIAAAQNKRNYIGYDIEEKYIQLSRNRLYNQKFI, encoded by the coding sequence ATGAAGAGAAAAACTCAAACATCATCATTTGGTTCTGTTTTAAGGCAATCTCATGATTCAAAAAAGTTTTATAACTTAAAAATGTGTGAAAAGTTCAATAACTGTGAAACTATTAATTTTAATGAATTAAAAATTAGAAATGAGAATTTAAATAAGTTCTATTGTAAATCCAGTGAAAATATGGATGAGATTCCAGATAACAGTATTCATTTGATGATTACTTCTCCACCGTATAATGTTGGAAAGGAATATGATGATGATTTGACATTGGAGGAATATTTAAACTTGTTAAGATCTGTTTTTGGTGAAACATATAAAAAACTGGTCACAGGTGGCAGAGCGTGTATTAACATTGCAAATGTTGGAAGAAAACCATATATTCCTCTTCATGCCATGGTTATTGAAATCATGATTGACATTGGCTTTTTGATGCGTGGTGAAATTATATGGGATAAATCTACGAGTGCTGGGGGTTCTTGTGCTTGGGGAAGCTGGATGTCTGCTTCAAATCCTGTGCTTAGGGATTTTCATGAGTACATATTAATATTTTCAAAAGAATCTTATTCTAAAAATAAATCACAGGAAAAAAGAGATACTATTGGGAGAGATGAGTTTATTCAATGGACAAAAAGCATATGGACATTTTCAGCAGTCAATGCAAAGCGTATTGGTCATCCGGCACCTTTTCCAATTGAACTGCCCCATAGGCTTATAAATCTCTACACGTATGAGGGTGATGTTGTCTTGGACCCATTCTGTGGCAGTGGGACAACGTGCATTGCAGCTGCTCAGAACAAAAGAAATTATATTGGATATGATATTGAAGAAAAGTATATTCAATTATCAAGAAATAGACTTTATAATCAAAAATTTATTTAA